One region of Arcobacter sp. CECT 8983 genomic DNA includes:
- the ruvB gene encoding Holliday junction branch migration DNA helicase RuvB, which translates to MERVVEVEQVSFEDESTEVNLRPSSWDDYIGQEKIKKNLKVFIEASKKRNEALDHILFYGPPGLGKTTISYLISNEMNTNIKVTAGPMIEKSGDLAAILTNLEEGDILFIDEIHRLSPAVEEILYPAMEDYRLDIIIGSGPAAQTVKIDLPRFTLIGATTRAGMLSNPLRERFGMHFRMQFYTFEELAKIIQKAAFKLDKLCDDDAALEVSKRSRGTPRVALRLLRRVRDFAEVENENTIKIERCKYALDELGVNDSGFDEMDINLLELLVSNKGKPMGLSTMAAALSEDEGTIEDAIEPYLLANGYIERTARGRVASVKTYELFRLTHPDAQKLNDEGTLF; encoded by the coding sequence ATGGAAAGAGTTGTAGAAGTAGAACAAGTATCTTTTGAAGATGAAAGTACAGAAGTTAATCTTAGACCTTCGTCTTGGGATGATTATATAGGTCAAGAAAAGATAAAAAAGAATTTAAAGGTTTTTATAGAAGCTAGTAAAAAAAGAAATGAAGCCTTAGACCATATTCTTTTTTATGGACCTCCAGGGCTTGGTAAAACTACTATTTCATATCTTATCTCAAATGAGATGAATACAAATATCAAAGTAACTGCTGGACCAATGATTGAAAAAAGTGGAGACTTAGCAGCAATTTTAACAAACCTTGAAGAAGGAGATATTTTATTTATTGATGAAATCCATAGGTTAAGTCCAGCTGTTGAAGAGATTTTATATCCTGCAATGGAAGATTATAGACTTGATATTATTATAGGTTCTGGACCTGCTGCGCAAACTGTAAAAATTGATCTTCCAAGGTTTACTTTAATTGGAGCAACAACAAGGGCAGGTATGCTTTCAAATCCTTTAAGAGAAAGATTTGGAATGCACTTTAGAATGCAGTTCTATACTTTTGAAGAGCTAGCAAAAATTATTCAAAAAGCTGCATTTAAACTTGATAAATTATGTGATGATGATGCCGCATTAGAAGTTTCTAAAAGAAGTAGAGGAACTCCTAGGGTTGCACTAAGACTTTTAAGAAGAGTTAGAGACTTTGCTGAAGTAGAAAATGAAAATACGATTAAAATAGAAAGATGTAAATATGCCTTAGATGAATTAGGTGTAAATGATTCTGGTTTTGATGAGATGGATATAAACTTACTTGAACTTCTAGTTTCAAATAAAGGTAAACCTATGGGACTTTCTACTATGGCAGCAGCTCTTAGTGAAGATGAAGGAACAATAGAAGATGCTATTGAACCTTATTTATTAGCAAATGGATATATTGAAAGAACTGCAAGGGGAAGAGTAGCAAGTGTAAAAACTTATGAGCTATTTAGATTAACTCATCCCGATGCACAAAAACTAAATGACGAAGGAACACTTTTTTGA
- the panB gene encoding 3-methyl-2-oxobutanoate hydroxymethyltransferase, translating to MSIIKNDFEKMNITKIKKAKNNKNLTMITAYDALFAKLFEEIADIILVGDSLNMSFAGKPDTLSATLDQMIYHTTAVCTGAPNTFVVLDMPFGTYINKDEALTNAVKVYQQTNAAAIKIEGGEDKAHIIKHLTTNSIAVMGHIGLMPQYVRSEGGYKVRGKTEEDTQQLIRDAKAIEEAGAFCIVLEGVLSSAAKKITEAVKIPIIGIGAGNVTDGQVLVWSDMLGFFEEFKPKFVRHYLNGATLVKEAVNNYREDVQSRAFPSKEEEY from the coding sequence ATGAGTATAATTAAAAACGATTTTGAAAAAATGAATATAACAAAAATAAAAAAAGCTAAAAACAATAAAAACTTAACAATGATTACTGCATATGATGCACTTTTTGCCAAGCTTTTTGAAGAAATTGCTGATATTATATTAGTTGGAGATAGTCTTAACATGAGTTTTGCAGGGAAACCTGATACTCTTTCAGCAACACTTGATCAAATGATATATCATACTACTGCTGTTTGTACTGGCGCACCTAATACTTTTGTAGTTTTAGATATGCCTTTTGGAACTTATATAAATAAAGATGAAGCCTTAACAAATGCTGTAAAAGTATATCAACAAACTAACGCAGCTGCTATAAAGATTGAAGGTGGAGAAGATAAAGCCCACATTATAAAACATCTTACAACAAACTCTATTGCTGTTATGGGTCATATTGGACTTATGCCTCAATATGTAAGAAGTGAAGGTGGCTATAAAGTAAGAGGTAAAACAGAAGAAGATACACAACAACTTATTCGTGATGCAAAAGCTATTGAAGAAGCAGGTGCATTTTGTATTGTACTTGAAGGTGTATTATCAAGTGCTGCAAAAAAAATAACTGAAGCTGTTAAGATTCCAATCATAGGTATTGGAGCAGGAAATGTAACAGATGGACAAGTTCTTGTATGGTCAGATATGTTAGGTTTTTTTGAAGAGTTTAAACCTAAATTTGTAAGACACTATTTAAATGGAGCTACTTTAGTAAAAGAAGCGGTTAATAATTATAGAGAAGATGTTCAATCAAGAGCATTTCCATCAAAAGAGGAAGAATACTAA
- the trpA gene encoding tryptophan synthase subunit alpha — protein sequence MKKLVGYITSSVPDNNFSVDLALSMKEAGVDTLELGVPFSDPVADGPVIEKANQIALANNFSLNDLFEVSSKIAPNMDMLWMGYMNPFYNYGLENFLKKADEFGVNGMIVPDLPFEESQLVKPLFDKYNKANIAFVAPTHHENRIKQVVQNAQKFIYMVAYAGITGSGQSEDLTYIIETVKKYSNTPLYIGFGVDEKTCKEKSKGVDGVIVGSAFVKHLIDTSLSNSEKIDRITKIAKEIKEKINE from the coding sequence TTGAAAAAATTAGTAGGTTATATTACATCTTCAGTTCCTGATAATAATTTTTCTGTTGACTTGGCTTTAAGTATGAAAGAAGCTGGTGTTGATACATTAGAATTAGGTGTTCCTTTTTCAGACCCTGTTGCAGATGGTCCAGTTATTGAAAAAGCCAATCAAATTGCATTAGCAAATAATTTTAGTTTAAATGATTTATTTGAAGTTTCTTCAAAAATAGCACCAAATATGGATATGTTATGGATGGGATATATGAATCCTTTTTATAATTATGGATTAGAAAACTTCTTAAAAAAAGCAGATGAGTTTGGTGTAAATGGAATGATTGTTCCAGATTTACCATTTGAAGAGTCACAATTAGTTAAACCTTTATTTGATAAATATAATAAAGCAAATATAGCATTTGTAGCTCCTACTCACCATGAAAATAGAATTAAGCAAGTGGTACAAAATGCGCAAAAATTTATTTATATGGTTGCATATGCAGGAATAACAGGAAGTGGTCAAAGTGAAGATTTGACTTATATTATTGAAACTGTTAAAAAGTATTCTAACACACCTTTATATATAGGTTTTGGAGTTGATGAAAAAACTTGTAAAGAAAAATCAAAGGGTGTAGATGGAGTTATTGTTGGAAGTGCATTTGTAAAACATTTAATTGATACTTCATTGTCAAATAGCGAAAAAATTGATAGAATAACAAAAATCGCAAAAGAAATAAAAGAGAAGATAAACGAATAG
- a CDS encoding arginyltransferase, translated as MHILERDVEFVEEQRECSYFDNEISDIRYRYISSCKKEDYQNMLEHGWRRFGKMHFVPECRACTKCISMRIDVKNYKFSRSEKRVFKKNLDTKVYIQPPSLTLDHLKLYDKYHYHMNKKKNWNYSPIEPAEYDRSYVQGKDDFTKEFLYVRDDKLIGVALVDILPKAISSIYCFYDHDYQDLSIGKFSILAQIKIAKELNIPYIYLGYWIKDHFSMGYKDAYKPFEILTNRASLEEEAIWEEYKS; from the coding sequence ATGCATATTTTAGAACGGGACGTAGAGTTTGTAGAAGAGCAAAGAGAATGCTCATATTTTGATAATGAAATATCTGATATAAGATACAGATATATAAGTAGCTGTAAAAAAGAAGATTATCAAAATATGTTAGAACATGGATGGCGTAGATTTGGCAAGATGCATTTTGTACCAGAATGTAGAGCTTGTACAAAATGTATTTCTATGCGTATTGATGTAAAAAACTATAAATTCTCTCGTTCAGAAAAAAGAGTATTTAAAAAGAATCTTGATACAAAAGTTTATATTCAACCCCCATCGCTTACTTTAGATCATTTAAAACTTTATGATAAATATCATTATCATATGAATAAAAAGAAAAACTGGAATTATTCTCCTATAGAACCAGCAGAATATGATAGATCTTATGTGCAAGGGAAAGATGATTTTACAAAAGAGTTTTTATACGTAAGAGATGATAAATTAATTGGAGTTGCTTTAGTTGATATTTTACCAAAGGCTATCTCTTCTATTTATTGTTTTTATGACCATGATTACCAAGACTTATCTATAGGAAAATTTTCCATTTTAGCTCAAATTAAAATAGCAAAAGAGTTAAATATTCCATATATTTATTTAGGATATTGGATAAAAGATCATTTTTCAATGGGCTACAAAGATGCATATAAGCCTTTTGAAATTTTAACTAATAGAGCAAGCCTTGAAGAAGAGGCTATTTGGGAAGAGTACAAATCGTAA